From Caldilineales bacterium, a single genomic window includes:
- the cysK gene encoding cysteine synthase A: MTRIYNNITELVGSTPLVRLNRLAQEAGAVAEILLKLEFYNPAGSVKDRIGLSMIEAAEAAGLINPDTIILEPTSGNTGIGLAFIAAAKGYKCTLVMPETMSIERRKLLRAYGAELVLTPGSDGMRGAIAKAGEMAAADPRYFIPQQFENPANPAIHRLTTAEEIWNDTDGQVDILVSGVGTGGTITGVAEVIKARKPQFKAIAVEPTDSPVLSGGQPGPHKIQGIGAGFVPAVLNTGVIDEIIQVTNDHAIATARRVGTSEGILVGISSGAAVWATLQVARRPENAGKRIVTIIPSNGERYLSTVLYADLA; the protein is encoded by the coding sequence ATGACACGCATCTACAACAACATCACTGAACTGGTGGGCAGCACGCCCCTGGTTCGCCTCAATCGGCTGGCGCAGGAAGCCGGCGCTGTGGCCGAAATCCTGCTCAAGCTGGAGTTCTACAACCCGGCCGGCAGCGTCAAAGACCGCATCGGCCTGAGCATGATCGAGGCCGCCGAAGCCGCCGGGCTGATCAACCCCGACACCATCATCCTGGAACCCACCAGCGGCAACACCGGCATCGGCCTGGCCTTCATCGCCGCGGCCAAAGGCTACAAGTGCACCCTTGTCATGCCCGAAACGATGAGCATCGAACGGCGCAAACTGCTGCGGGCCTATGGCGCCGAGCTGGTGCTGACGCCCGGCAGCGATGGCATGCGCGGGGCCATCGCCAAAGCCGGGGAGATGGCCGCCGCCGACCCCCGCTATTTCATCCCCCAACAGTTCGAGAACCCGGCCAACCCGGCCATCCACCGCCTGACCACGGCCGAGGAAATCTGGAACGACACCGACGGCCAGGTGGATATCCTGGTCAGCGGCGTGGGCACCGGCGGCACCATCACCGGCGTGGCCGAGGTGATCAAGGCCCGCAAGCCCCAGTTCAAGGCCATCGCCGTCGAGCCGACTGATTCGCCTGTGCTCAGCGGCGGCCAGCCCGGCCCGCACAAGATCCAGGGCATCGGCGCCGGCTTTGTGCCGGCGGTGCTCAACACCGGCGTGATCGACGAGATCATCCAGGTGACGAACGACCATGCCATCGCCACCGCCCGCCGGGTGGGGACCAGCGAGGGCATTCTGGTTGGCATCTCCTCTGGCGCGGCGGTGTGGGCGACGCTGCAAGTGGCCCGCCGCCCCGAAAACGCCGGCAAGCGCATCGTGACCATCATCCCCTCCAACGGCGAGCGTTATCTGAGCACCGTGTTGTATGCGGATCTGGCGTGA
- a CDS encoding response regulator transcription factor — protein MATILIADDDPRLLKMLQRTLSYEGFRVFSASDGNAALAEMHAHRPDLVVLDWLMPGLDGLGVLERMRATGDKTLVLMLTARDAVENRVEGLESGADDYLIKPFAPAELLARVHALLRRPAVQERDSALSYASLRLDPLTRETWRGERSFNLTSKEYDLLHYLLRHPRQVLHREQILQDVWGYDFGGDDNVLEVYIGYLRKKIEAGGEPRLIQTVRGVGYVLREDA, from the coding sequence ATGGCAACAATTTTGATCGCCGACGATGACCCCAGGCTCCTGAAGATGTTGCAGCGCACGCTATCCTATGAAGGCTTTCGCGTCTTCAGCGCCAGCGATGGCAACGCTGCCCTGGCCGAGATGCATGCTCACCGCCCCGACCTTGTGGTGCTCGACTGGCTAATGCCGGGGCTCGATGGCCTTGGCGTGCTGGAACGAATGCGCGCGACCGGCGACAAGACCCTGGTGCTGATGCTGACGGCGCGCGATGCCGTCGAGAATCGGGTCGAGGGTCTGGAAAGCGGCGCCGACGACTATTTGATCAAACCGTTTGCGCCGGCTGAACTGCTGGCGCGCGTCCACGCCCTTCTGCGCCGGCCGGCAGTACAGGAGAGGGATTCAGCCCTGTCCTATGCCAGCCTGCGCCTCGACCCTTTGACACGTGAGACCTGGCGCGGCGAGCGTTCCTTCAATCTCACCAGCAAGGAATACGATCTCCTCCACTATCTGCTACGCCATCCGCGCCAGGTGTTGCACCGCGAGCAGATCTTGCAGGATGTCTGGGGCTATGACTTCGGCGGCGACGACAATGTGCTAGAGGTCTATATCGGCTACCTGCGCAAGAAGATCGAAGCCGGGGGTGAACCGCGCCTGATTCAGACGGTGCGCGGGGTGGGCTACGTGCTGCGTGAAGATGCATGA
- a CDS encoding HAMP domain-containing histidine kinase, whose translation MSIRLRLTLLYSAILAVTVIAFSSILYAAQTQATYEGIKTTLIRQAAFFPDKGRPGPPDGEPRSDQVEPPPVDPQTIVLPSGTLPGRWTQTRSLDGEVIGQTLDLNGVTLPLSDKGLQAAKNGGWFEQATIQDEPLLIYSQLASESDGTELIVQVAFPIAQPQQYLNSLRLVLMAGSALAIAVAFALGWMLAGAALRPIHRLTQTAQTIGAERDFGRRVEHQGPADEVGQLALTFNDMLAELESSYRQLEQALQSQRRFVADASHELRTPLTTVRGNIELLQRHPPIAADERAEIMADTTEEVDRLIRLVSQLLMLARADAGQVLRSEPIPVQALIDDVCRQARRLSSQNELHCKVQTPLQSAGDFAVQGDRDALKQVLLILVDNALVHTPAGTSVTLTAVANDSRVVFQVADTGPGIAPDAIPHIFERFYRGQVSRTGRNTGLGLAIAKELVDGQGGAITVQSQLGLGTVFTLTLPLAAGSFV comes from the coding sequence ATGTCGATTCGTTTGCGGCTGACCCTGCTCTATAGCGCGATCCTGGCTGTCACCGTGATCGCATTCAGCAGCATCCTCTATGCCGCTCAAACGCAGGCAACCTATGAGGGCATCAAGACCACCCTGATTCGTCAGGCGGCTTTCTTCCCCGACAAGGGTAGGCCAGGACCGCCCGACGGCGAGCCGCGCAGCGATCAGGTGGAGCCGCCTCCCGTCGATCCACAAACCATCGTCCTGCCCAGCGGCACGCTCCCCGGCCGCTGGACGCAGACCCGAAGTCTGGATGGCGAGGTGATCGGGCAGACCCTCGACCTCAACGGCGTCACACTTCCGCTCAGCGACAAGGGGCTGCAGGCAGCCAAAAACGGCGGCTGGTTCGAGCAGGCGACAATCCAGGATGAGCCGCTGCTCATCTACAGCCAGCTTGCCAGCGAGTCCGATGGCACGGAGTTGATCGTTCAGGTGGCGTTTCCCATTGCGCAGCCGCAGCAGTACCTGAACAGCCTGCGGCTGGTGTTGATGGCAGGCAGCGCGCTGGCCATTGCGGTGGCGTTCGCTTTGGGGTGGATGCTGGCCGGCGCCGCGCTCCGCCCCATCCATCGCCTCACCCAGACGGCGCAGACCATCGGCGCCGAGCGCGATTTTGGCCGCCGGGTCGAGCACCAGGGGCCGGCCGATGAGGTGGGCCAGCTTGCGCTCACCTTCAACGATATGTTAGCGGAGTTAGAGTCCAGCTACCGCCAGCTTGAACAGGCGCTGCAATCGCAGCGGCGCTTTGTCGCCGACGCCTCGCACGAGCTGCGCACACCTTTGACCACGGTGCGCGGCAATATCGAGCTGTTGCAGCGACACCCACCCATCGCCGCCGACGAACGCGCCGAGATCATGGCAGACACAACGGAAGAGGTGGATCGGCTGATCCGGCTGGTCAGCCAGCTGCTGATGCTGGCTCGCGCTGATGCCGGACAGGTGCTGCGTTCTGAGCCTATCCCCGTGCAGGCGCTCATCGATGATGTGTGCCGCCAGGCAAGGCGCCTGAGCAGCCAGAACGAACTCCACTGCAAAGTGCAGACGCCGCTGCAAAGCGCCGGCGACTTTGCCGTTCAAGGCGACCGCGATGCGCTCAAGCAGGTGCTGCTCATTCTGGTGGACAACGCCCTGGTGCATACGCCAGCCGGAACATCCGTGACCTTGACGGCTGTGGCGAATGACTCTCGGGTTGTGTTCCAGGTAGCCGATACCGGCCCTGGCATTGCCCCAGACGCCATCCCGCATATTTTCGAGCGTTTCTATCGCGGGCAGGTCTCGCGCACGGGGCGCAACACCGGCCTGGGGCTGGCCATTGCCAAAGAACTCGTTGACGGGCAGGGAGGCGCCATAACGGTGCAGAGCCAACTGGGTCTGGGCACGGTCTTCACTCTGACTTTGCCGCTGGCAGCCGGTTCTTTTGTTTGA
- a CDS encoding ABC transporter permease, which yields MLGIVIGVAAVIALVAVGKGAQAQVLSQFESLGVNLVTVSALQSFGFSQSGLQQSSSELTMADVAAIAALADTVSLVAPEYSASATVTYGGNTISGSISGVTAAYATVRNRPVSRGRFITTADNDEAAMVVVLGTSVVEDLFGSASVNPVGETIRINRQNYEVIGVLTTKGSNGPNNQDDVIMMPLHTAQLKLGGAGTTTVRTINLQVRSAEMMDMAQAQVTAILRARHGLAAGADDDFQVRNQADLLTSVEETSGTFTTLLGSIAAISLLVGGIGIMNIMLVSVTERTREVGLRKAMGARRGDILVQFLIEAVVISLLGGLVGVILGVGGAQVIAPLLGASKALVTGQSILLAVAVSLGIGVFFGLYPANRAAGLNPIEALRYE from the coding sequence ATGTTGGGCATCGTTATCGGCGTAGCGGCGGTCATCGCCTTGGTGGCAGTCGGCAAAGGCGCCCAAGCCCAGGTGCTTAGCCAGTTCGAGTCGCTGGGCGTCAACCTGGTGACGGTCTCGGCCCTGCAAAGCTTTGGTTTCTCGCAAAGCGGTCTGCAGCAGAGCTCGTCCGAACTGACGATGGCCGATGTGGCGGCCATCGCAGCCCTGGCTGATACGGTCAGCCTGGTGGCGCCCGAATACAGCGCCAGCGCCACTGTGACCTACGGCGGCAACACCATCTCTGGCAGCATCAGTGGCGTGACTGCGGCCTACGCAACCGTCCGCAACCGGCCGGTCTCGCGAGGGCGCTTCATCACCACCGCCGACAATGACGAGGCGGCCATGGTGGTGGTGTTGGGAACATCGGTGGTCGAAGACTTGTTCGGCAGTGCGTCGGTCAACCCAGTGGGTGAAACGATCCGCATCAACCGGCAGAACTACGAAGTCATCGGTGTTTTGACCACCAAGGGCAGCAACGGCCCCAATAACCAGGACGATGTGATCATGATGCCGTTGCACACGGCCCAACTCAAGCTGGGTGGGGCCGGCACCACCACTGTGCGCACGATCAATCTCCAGGTGCGCTCGGCAGAGATGATGGACATGGCACAGGCCCAGGTTACCGCCATCCTGCGCGCTCGGCACGGCCTGGCCGCGGGCGCCGATGATGATTTTCAGGTGCGCAACCAGGCGGATCTGCTGACCAGCGTCGAGGAGACATCGGGCACGTTCACGACGCTGTTGGGGAGCATCGCTGCCATCTCCCTGCTGGTCGGCGGCATCGGCATCATGAACATCATGCTGGTGAGCGTGACCGAGCGTACGCGCGAGGTGGGGCTGCGCAAGGCCATGGGCGCCAGGCGAGGCGACATCCTCGTTCAGTTTCTGATCGAAGCGGTCGTCATCAGCCTCCTGGGTGGGCTGGTTGGCGTCATCCTGGGCGTGGGCGGGGCGCAAGTGATTGCCCCGCTCCTGGGCGCCAGCAAGGCGCTGGTCACAGGTCAGAGCATCCTGCTGGCCGTAGCCGTATCGCTGGGCATCGGCGTCTTCTTTGGCCTCTACCCTGCCAACCGCGCCGCCGGACTGAACCCAATCGAAGCCCTGCGCTACGAATAG
- a CDS encoding efflux RND transporter periplasmic adaptor subunit: MKRIPRILLAALLILGIGAGFLHYRDRASASTAPADEETTYTQIAQVQTGNLSSTLSVVGQLEAEQSSGLAFESIDGSTELLTLAVQAGNTVTQGQVLATIDPAPSQQALDQAESDLQAAEESLADLQAAATALEIAQADMALAKAQATLAQAQADLSDLNDPDLTSLQNAVLEAEDSLALLTLQDKFADRDSLAKSERDLQYSVNWYQRRIAQLQALTVPTVEEADELTADQQALAAAQTDLARVQVQRELTRQAQSAQMSQAQVVLAEAQEALAEAQTGADALALMQAQLAIQQAEVSVQAAQEARQALDEGADEVKLAAAQAAVDKKRLAVSAAQAALEDAQMVAPFDGVILETYVSTGNQISANTTILELANLETQRVVASVDETTIRQVSKGQNASMTFDAFPDQVFSGQVLDVPLQGALQGGVMVYEVPLSLTGAEDLPLLIGMTANVEIHVGDANEALLVPTIALQTSGDQYQVLVSDSDDPSATPQSVTVEVGLSNGAYTEVTSGLDAGDSVVIQLESSASDSNQRIGDAGNILLSVSRQLGG, translated from the coding sequence ATGAAACGCATCCCACGCATCCTGCTCGCTGCCCTGCTCATCCTCGGCATCGGCGCCGGTTTCCTCCACTATCGAGACCGCGCCTCGGCCAGCACGGCCCCCGCGGACGAGGAAACAACCTATACCCAGATCGCTCAGGTTCAAACCGGCAACCTGAGTTCGACCTTAAGCGTCGTCGGCCAGTTGGAGGCCGAGCAGAGCAGCGGTCTGGCCTTCGAGTCGATCGACGGCAGCACGGAATTGCTCACGCTGGCCGTCCAGGCAGGCAACACCGTCACTCAGGGCCAGGTTCTGGCCACGATCGACCCCGCCCCCTCCCAACAGGCCCTCGACCAGGCCGAAAGCGATCTGCAAGCCGCCGAAGAGAGCCTGGCCGACCTGCAGGCCGCCGCCACAGCCCTGGAGATCGCCCAGGCCGATATGGCCCTGGCCAAAGCCCAGGCGACGTTGGCCCAGGCCCAGGCCGATCTATCCGACTTGAACGACCCTGACCTTACCAGCCTTCAGAATGCCGTCCTGGAGGCAGAAGACAGCCTGGCCCTGCTGACCCTCCAGGACAAATTTGCTGACCGCGATTCGCTGGCCAAGAGTGAGCGCGACCTGCAGTACAGCGTCAACTGGTACCAGCGGCGCATCGCCCAACTGCAGGCGCTGACTGTGCCCACGGTCGAAGAAGCCGACGAACTGACAGCAGACCAACAAGCCCTGGCTGCTGCTCAAACCGATTTGGCACGGGTCCAGGTGCAGCGCGAGCTGACGCGCCAGGCTCAATCCGCCCAGATGTCGCAGGCGCAGGTAGTATTGGCCGAGGCACAAGAAGCGCTGGCCGAGGCGCAGACCGGCGCCGATGCGCTGGCGCTCATGCAGGCACAGCTTGCCATTCAACAGGCCGAAGTCAGCGTGCAGGCGGCGCAGGAAGCCCGCCAGGCATTGGACGAAGGCGCCGACGAGGTCAAGCTGGCCGCGGCCCAGGCAGCCGTGGACAAGAAGCGGCTGGCCGTAAGCGCAGCCCAGGCAGCCCTGGAAGATGCACAGATGGTTGCCCCCTTCGATGGCGTCATCCTGGAAACGTATGTCAGCACCGGCAACCAGATTTCGGCCAACACCACGATCCTGGAACTGGCCAATCTGGAGACCCAACGTGTGGTCGCTTCGGTGGATGAGACCACCATCCGCCAGGTTAGCAAAGGGCAAAACGCCAGCATGACCTTCGACGCCTTCCCCGACCAGGTTTTTAGCGGCCAGGTTCTGGACGTGCCGCTGCAAGGCGCGCTCCAGGGAGGGGTCATGGTCTATGAGGTGCCGCTCTCGCTCACCGGCGCCGAGGATTTGCCGCTCTTGATCGGGATGACCGCCAATGTCGAGATCCATGTGGGCGATGCCAACGAAGCCCTGCTGGTGCCCACCATCGCCCTACAGACCAGCGGCGACCAGTACCAGGTGCTGGTGTCCGACTCAGACGACCCTTCCGCCACCCCTCAGTCCGTGACCGTCGAAGTTGGCTTGAGCAACGGCGCCTACACCGAAGTCACCTCGGGTCTCGACGCCGGCGACAGCGTCGTCATTCAGCTTGAGTCCTCTGCTTCTGACAGCAACCAGAGGATAGGCGACGCCGGCAACATCCTTTTGAGCGTCTCGCGCCAACTGGGCGGATGA
- a CDS encoding efflux RND transporter periplasmic adaptor subunit, whose amino-acid sequence MKKFLRPLLIVLVLAVVAAGGYWFYENRNVSSADAGETYTQVVEVRQGALNATVSVVGQLEAQQSATLAFEHMNGASAIESLSVQAGAVVTAGQTLATIDPAPYQQALDQAKSDLQTAEDTLSDLQTPATALEIAQADVAVAKAQVELQKAQSDLDDLVNPDIPSLQAAVASAQSALATAQANALAQEQDQSSKEELARLVTAEAAPTADYTRLANETYSDDYYQDRLELAYDKMMDAQDARISYELNQQAGALQAQMSLRKAQANLVDAQEALANAQAGGDALTLAQAQLAVHEAEVELQAAQEKRQALDEGASASELAAAQADADKKRLAVSEAEAALTGAQLTAPFAGVILETYVSAGDQVSANTTILELADLDTLQVLASVDETTIRQVSAGQAAIITFDAFPGQSFGGAVLSTPLQGTLQGGVMVYDVPVSLSGAEDLTLLVGMTANVEIQVGQVGETLLVPTVALQQSNGRYQVLAPNAADPDGEPEAVTVEIGLSDGAFTQILSGLEAGDQVLVEITTTEAEAEMPMMGGPGSLDGGAPPAPPSGGGAPPSR is encoded by the coding sequence ATGAAGAAATTCCTTCGCCCCCTACTGATCGTACTCGTCCTGGCGGTTGTGGCTGCCGGCGGGTATTGGTTTTATGAAAATCGAAATGTCTCTTCGGCCGATGCCGGCGAGACCTACACCCAGGTCGTGGAAGTACGCCAGGGCGCGCTCAATGCCACCGTCAGTGTGGTGGGGCAGTTGGAAGCTCAGCAAAGCGCCACCCTTGCCTTTGAGCACATGAACGGCGCGAGTGCGATCGAGAGCCTGTCTGTCCAGGCTGGTGCTGTCGTGACCGCCGGACAAACCCTGGCGACCATCGATCCCGCCCCCTACCAACAGGCGCTCGACCAGGCCAAGAGCGACTTGCAAACGGCGGAGGACACGCTGAGCGACCTGCAAACCCCGGCCACGGCGCTAGAGATCGCTCAGGCCGATGTAGCCGTGGCCAAAGCCCAGGTCGAACTACAGAAGGCCCAATCTGACCTCGATGACTTGGTCAACCCCGACATCCCCAGCCTGCAAGCGGCCGTCGCCAGTGCCCAAAGCGCACTGGCCACAGCCCAGGCCAATGCCCTGGCGCAGGAGCAAGACCAGAGCAGCAAGGAAGAGCTGGCCAGACTTGTCACGGCTGAAGCAGCGCCAACCGCCGACTACACCCGGCTCGCCAACGAAACCTACTCGGATGACTACTATCAGGACCGCCTGGAACTGGCATACGACAAAATGATGGATGCCCAGGATGCGCGCATCTCGTACGAGCTCAATCAGCAGGCAGGCGCCTTGCAGGCACAGATGTCCCTGCGCAAGGCCCAGGCCAATCTGGTAGACGCCCAGGAGGCGCTCGCCAACGCCCAAGCAGGCGGCGACGCCTTGACCCTGGCGCAGGCGCAGCTGGCCGTCCATGAGGCCGAAGTCGAGCTCCAGGCCGCCCAGGAGAAACGGCAGGCGCTCGATGAGGGCGCCAGCGCCTCCGAACTGGCTGCCGCCCAGGCCGATGCCGACAAGAAGCGTCTGGCCGTGAGCGAGGCCGAGGCGGCCCTGACCGGCGCCCAACTGACGGCCCCGTTTGCCGGCGTCATCCTGGAGACCTACGTCAGCGCCGGCGACCAGGTGTCGGCCAACACGACCATCCTTGAGCTGGCCGATCTCGACACACTCCAAGTCCTGGCCTCGGTCGATGAAACCACGATTCGCCAGGTCAGCGCCGGCCAAGCCGCCATCATCACCTTCGACGCCTTCCCCGGTCAGAGCTTTGGCGGCGCAGTGCTGTCGACACCGCTGCAAGGCACGCTTCAGGGCGGCGTGATGGTCTACGATGTGCCCGTCTCGCTCTCCGGCGCCGAAGATCTGACGCTGTTGGTGGGTATGACTGCCAATGTGGAAATCCAGGTCGGCCAGGTTGGCGAAACCCTGCTGGTCCCCACCGTAGCCCTGCAGCAGAGCAACGGCCGGTACCAGGTGCTGGCGCCCAACGCCGCCGACCCTGACGGCGAACCCGAAGCCGTGACCGTGGAAATCGGCCTGAGCGACGGCGCCTTCACCCAGATCCTGAGTGGCCTCGAAGCCGGCGACCAGGTGCTGGTGGAAATCACTACCACCGAGGCCGAGGCCGAAATGCCCATGATGGGCGGGCCGGGCAGTCTGGATGGCGGCGCACCGCCGGCGCCCCCATCTGGCGGCGGCGCGCCTCCCAGCCGTTAA
- a CDS encoding ABC transporter ATP-binding protein, which yields MISISNVTKVYRLGDLTVEALRGVSLNVKPGEMLAIMGPSGSGKSTLMNILGALDVPTTGSYFLGGEDVSQMKEDNLSAVRNRKIGFVFQSFNLLARTTALANVELPLIYAGSSGSHDRCVAALEMVGLGNRLHHKPNELSGGQQQRVAIARALVNSPSLILADEPTGNLDSRSGEEIMAIFQDLNEKHGITIVFVTHEADIAEHTRRIVRLQDGLIVSDAPVAVTRRATRQIAPVASRLPGQAPIPQPERLTAAVGI from the coding sequence CTGATCTCGATATCGAATGTCACCAAAGTCTATCGCCTGGGCGATCTGACGGTGGAGGCCCTGCGCGGGGTGTCATTGAACGTCAAACCCGGCGAGATGCTGGCCATCATGGGGCCTTCCGGCTCCGGCAAGTCCACGCTCATGAACATCTTGGGCGCGCTCGACGTGCCCACGACTGGTTCCTACTTTCTGGGCGGCGAGGACGTCAGCCAGATGAAAGAAGATAATCTCTCGGCCGTGCGCAACCGCAAGATCGGCTTCGTCTTCCAAAGCTTCAACCTGCTGGCCCGCACAACGGCGCTGGCCAATGTCGAACTGCCGCTGATCTATGCCGGCAGCAGCGGCTCGCACGACCGCTGTGTCGCCGCTCTGGAGATGGTCGGGCTGGGCAACCGGCTGCATCACAAGCCCAACGAGCTATCGGGTGGGCAGCAGCAGCGCGTAGCCATCGCTCGCGCCCTGGTCAATTCGCCCAGCCTGATCCTGGCCGATGAACCCACCGGGAATCTCGACTCACGTTCGGGCGAGGAGATCATGGCCATCTTCCAAGATCTGAACGAGAAACACGGGATCACCATCGTATTCGTGACGCACGAAGCGGACATCGCCGAACACACGCGCCGTATCGTGCGGCTGCAAGACGGGCTGATCGTCAGCGATGCGCCTGTGGCGGTGACACGGCGAGCGACGCGGCAGATCGCGCCTGTGGCCAGTCGACTGCCGGGGCAGGCGCCGATCCCTCAGCCCGAACGTCTGACCGCCGCCGTTGGCATCTGA
- a CDS encoding amidase domain-containing protein, with protein sequence MPTSHLRKLMLILSTLCLLLVVTPTLGQAQSPNVETEVLTYLSDRQLAIAPDTSAYEVFLRDALMGEYPDLLNEVGENAFSAYALTQLGLTPDPNPDWQVEGPASFKSTIFLPFLYQRERAVGTQAIVAPAATLGTYNRDAAAAYALNWAENGKKKRNSSYPNFDNDCTNFASQAAFAGGIPQRGTGDCRAEDTSSEWYVKRSVWWCIGTMRDWAWSTPWSVVYPFRSYLWGQGYAYGRAYSRTAAELNQLIYDAWQGDFIQLQASGTSYHTMVVTSWDANDVYLTYHTGPGGNDVVRKSLRELDRTLPSDQRFILIRMKRTF encoded by the coding sequence ATGCCAACTTCACACTTACGCAAGCTGATGTTGATTCTGAGCACTTTGTGCCTTCTGCTCGTTGTTACACCAACGTTGGGTCAAGCACAATCGCCTAATGTCGAAACCGAGGTACTGACCTACCTTTCAGACCGGCAGCTTGCTATTGCGCCTGATACTTCAGCCTACGAGGTGTTCTTGCGCGACGCTCTGATGGGCGAATACCCTGATCTGCTGAACGAGGTAGGCGAGAATGCATTCTCAGCGTATGCCTTGACCCAGCTTGGTCTGACTCCCGACCCCAACCCTGATTGGCAAGTCGAAGGGCCGGCGTCGTTCAAATCCACTATCTTTCTGCCATTCTTGTACCAAAGAGAGCGAGCGGTAGGAACTCAGGCAATCGTCGCACCAGCAGCGACTTTGGGAACCTACAATCGTGATGCAGCAGCGGCCTATGCCTTGAATTGGGCAGAAAATGGTAAGAAGAAGCGAAACTCAAGCTATCCCAATTTCGACAACGATTGCACGAACTTCGCTAGTCAAGCTGCATTCGCAGGCGGCATTCCGCAACGTGGGACAGGGGACTGCCGGGCTGAAGACACTTCGAGTGAATGGTACGTCAAGCGCAGCGTTTGGTGGTGCATCGGCACCATGCGCGATTGGGCCTGGTCAACACCGTGGTCGGTGGTCTACCCATTCCGTTCCTATCTCTGGGGTCAGGGGTACGCCTATGGTCGCGCGTACAGTCGCACTGCCGCGGAGTTGAACCAGCTCATCTACGATGCCTGGCAAGGCGATTTCATCCAGCTTCAAGCCAGTGGAACTTCGTACCACACGATGGTCGTCACAAGCTGGGATGCCAACGACGTCTATCTCACCTATCACACTGGGCCGGGTGGAAACGATGTCGTTAGGAAGTCGCTGCGCGAATTGGATCGCACTCTGCCGAGCGACCAGCGTTTCATCCTCATCAGAATGAAGCGCACCTTCTAA